A single region of the Nicotiana sylvestris chromosome 6, ASM39365v2, whole genome shotgun sequence genome encodes:
- the LOC104229669 gene encoding histone H2AX-like, with protein MSSTGETKSVGGRGKAKGSKKSVSRSQKAGLQFPVGRIARYLKKGRYAQRLGSGSPIYLSAVLEYLAAEVLELAGNAARDNKKTRIIPRHIQLAVRNDEELSKLLGKVTIANGGVLPKIHPNLLPNKNGKGKPEVGTQSQEF; from the exons ATGAGTTCTACAGGAGAAACAAAATCTGTAGGCGGTAGAGGAAAAGCCAAAGGTTCAAAAAAGTCTGTTTCTAGATCTCAAAAAGCAGGTCTTCAATTCCCAGTTGGTCGTATTGCTCGTTATCTGAAAAAAGGTCGTTATGCTCAGCGTCTTGGCTCTGGTTCACCAATTTACCTCTCTGCTGTTCTTGAATATCTTGCTGCTGAG GTATTAGAGCTTGCTGGAAATGCTGCTAGAGATAATAAGAAGACTAGGATAATTCCGAGGCATATACAGCTTGCTGTGAGGAATGACGAGGAACTCAGTAAGTTGTTGGGGAAGGTGACAATTGCTAATGGTGGAGTTTTGCCCAAAATTCATCCAAATTTGCTGCCTAATAAGAATGGCAAGGGGAAACCAGAAGTTGGAACCCAGTCACAGGAATTTTAG